The window TTGCATCAAGCCGGACCGTTTCTCCATCCGTCACGGTGGCTTGCATAGACACCGGCTCGTACCCGATAAGGCGAAAATCCACCATATGGGTTCCTGCAGGCACCTGCTCGATCGTATAGTTACCATCGGCGTCGGTAAGATCGCCAATATTCAATGCCGTAATGGCCACCTGCACATCGGGCAACGGCATTCCGTTCTCATCGCTTACGGTCCCTTCCAGCGAGCCCTGCGCCAAAACGGACGGGGGGGCAAGCGCCAGAAGCGCGAAGGATGCAAATGCGAGTATTATCCGGGTTTTCATGGGGAAAGGACGGATGATGTAAGAAAATTCTTCCGCAGGGGGATTTCAGGTTGAGGAATGTCCTGCATGCTTCGCTCATTAGCGCCGACCTGCACACTACGCCTTGGCATTCTTCGCAAAGAAGGACTTCTTCCTGAAACCAGCCGTATTGATAAGGTATTATGCATTTCGCACTCTATCAAGTGCATATTTGTCGAAGTTATCCCCAGCGATACGCGAGACGAAGGTAGTAGTAGCCTCCGTTGTAACTGAAGGGCGTCGACCGACTGTAGAGATTCCCTGAGACGGCTGCAGCGTCAGGGTTTCTTTCCGGATAATGATTCAGGGCGTTACGCGCACCCAGCGTCAGCGTGAGCACTTCGCCAAAATCATAAGCAGCTTCTATATCGATCAGGGCGTCTCCGCCATAGTGCCGGTCATCCGCGGCGTCGAACCAGCCGGCGTAATAGTTCAAGCGGCCCAGAAACTGCAAACGCCCCGAAATGTACCTTCCCGAGACGTTCCATCTCGTCCGGGGTAATCCCTGCTCCAGTTGCCGAATGCGCCTGTCATCGAGCACATCGGCATTCCATGAGACCACGCTGGTGATCGTGCGGTTGAAAACGAAACTGAATGTCGCCTGTCCGCGCAGAGCCATTGGGACATACGTGGCGACAATATCCATACCCTGCGTACGGGTGGAGAAATCGTTGGTGAAAAAGCGGAAATTCGCCAGGTTGCCCGCGCTGGCGATCCCCTCGGCGACAAGCGCGTCCACCTCCTCCGGAGCCAGCGCAAACACCTGGGTCAGCGCAATCCGGTCCGAAACATCGATACGAAAATAATCGGCGGTCAGATTGAAGGCTGTCCCGTCCAGCACCAGACCGACCGTGTAGTTCATGGACGTTTCAGGATCGAGCGGTCGACCGCCTCGCAATGCAGCAACCTGCGAGGTGGAAGGAATCGTACCGTTATTGACCAACCTCTTCAGATCCGGATCAAACTGGGTGGACACATTGAACGCATTCTGCTGGCCCGGGGTGGGAGCGCGAAAACCCGTACTGAAACCGGCGCGCAATGCAAGAGCATGCGCCAGTTCGTACCGACCGCTCAATTTCCCGTTCAGCGTGCCGCCGAAATCGGAAAAGTTTTCGAACCGGACGGCCCCGTCAAGACCCCATGATCTGCCTTCGCCTCCTTCTATCCCGGCATCGCCGTAGATCGCCACGTTGCTTCGATTCCACGCCCCCGAAGCAATGTCTCCAAAGCCCGGAAACCCGTTGGAGGCGCCGCTGAATCCCTGGGCGGCGTACGGACCGATCTGATACGATTCCACCTGCCCAAGGCCGATCTCGAACCGCTCGTCGCGCCATTCGGCGCCTCCGGCAAGATGCACCATATCGTTGACAGGCCAGGTCAGATCAAGATTCAGATTGATATCCTGCTGGCTGTACAGACCCGGATCGAACTCGGTAGGCGTTGCGGCGCCAAGCGACGCATTGACCGTGTTGCGGATGAAAAAGTCCACGGTGTTCATGCCGTACGACCCACTCAAATCCCAGGTAAATCCGCTGTCGGTATGTCCGCGTAAACCGGCCACGACCGACCCGTCCACAAGATCGCCGCCGAATTGGGGCGTGAATCCGCCGGGGAACCGGCTGTAGAGAGTGAAACAGTCCGGATTGTTCTCGACCGCTTCGAGGGCCGCCGCGTCGGGTACGTTGGCGATGATCGGGATCGCAGGGCAACCGCCGGCGCCGACCACGCCGGTTTCCGCCCAAACCGCGTCGCCTACGAGGAGCGAGGGAATGCCCCGCTGTCCCAGGAGACTTGCGACCTCGCCGTTCGCATCGTAGACGATGGCGTCGCGTTGCCCGGGATCATCGGGATCGGGAAAGTTCACAAGCCCGCCGTCGGCGCCGTATACATTGAGGCGGGAGACCGGATGCAGGGTATACCCCTTGAAAACCCCGACGCGGGTGTGCGGATTGCGATAGAAAAATCCGCCGGTTACCGACTTGGCGGCATAATTGGCGTGCCCGTAGAGCATGGCGCTGCGGTGAACGGGATAGCCGAAATGACTCCACACTTTCACATCGTCTTCCACGCGGGAGCGCCCCGATATCTGGGCCGGATTTTTTATATGCGTGTTGCCTGAGGCGATAAGCAGGGCGGCGTCGTCGCGTTGCACGCTTCGGCTGGTGGGCCTTGTATTGCCGTATTCGGCGCTGAAATTGAGGAACCCGGTTTCCCCCAGCGGCAAGCCGGTATGACCCGAAATCATGTACGTTTCGCCGTCGCCTTCCCCGTACCCGCCGGCATGCACTTCGACGCTGCCCCCGGAACGATCCTCTCTGAGCGCGAAGTTCATTACCCCGGCGATCGCATCGGAACCGTACTGGGCCGACGCACCGTCGCGCAACACTTCGACCTGACGCAAGGCGATGGCCGGAATCGACGAAATATCGGGCCCCTGCGCTCCGTCGGCGACGCCGTTCCCTAACCAGGTAATGATGGCCGCGCGGTGGCGGCGTTTGCCGTTGACCAGCACCAGGGTATGATCGGGGGCCAGACCGCGCAAACTGGCAGGGCGCACGATCCTCGCAGCATCGCCCACGGCCTGCGGATTCACATTGAACGACGGCGCCATCGTCCGGAGTTGATCTCCCGCATTGACATGCCCCTGGGATCGAAGCGCATCGCTGGCGATGATGTCAATGGGAACCATCGACTCGGTTACGGTACGCTGGCGCGTGCGGCTGCCGACCACGGCGACTTCATCCAACTGGAAAGGGGTCTCGACCAGATGCACATCGAGCCGGACCGTCGCGCCGTCCGTGATGAGGACCTCCGCAAATTCCGTGCGATACCCGAGGAGGCGCACTTCAACGAGATGCGAGTCGGCCGGAATACGCTCAATCCGGTAGAATCCCTCAGGGTCCGTACTGTCGCCCAGGTACAGGTCCGGCAGGACCACCTGCACATCGGCCAGCGGTGCATCCGTATCCGCGGCGCGCACGGTTCCTTCAAGCGCGCCTTGCGCCCACACCGGCAGGGGCAGAAAAAACGACAGGGCGACCACGGTTTGCCAAAATCTGTATCTCACAACCAAATTCCTTTTGCTGGTGAAATGACGTGTTCGGGTTGGGGCCTGGTTCACGAGGTGTCCCCTGCGCCAAAATGTTCGTATCCCCCTTGCTCAAGCGACAATAGCTCACCGTTCGGCATCCGCACCATCACGTCGGTCCCGGCCGTGCACCGGCCGATCACGTGACATGTTTCGGAATCCATAAGGCCCACCTCCTCGCGAGACGCAGCAAAAAGCAACTCGTAATCTTCTCCGCCAAAGAGCGCAAACACCCCGACATCCTCTCCCAATTCCTCGGCTGCGGCATACGTTTCCGGGGCGATGGTCAGGGCGTCGAGATGCAACTCGGCGCCGCATCCGCTTGCGCGGCAGATATGCCGCAGATCCGATCCGATGCCGTCCGAAAGGTCGATGAGCGCGTTCGGCCTGACGCCGCGCGCCGCCCAGTCCCGAACCACATCGAGTCTGGCGCGCGGCACAAGCTGCCGCTGAATTACATACCGGTATTTGTCGATATCCGGCGCAAAATCCTCCCCTTTTTCCTGAAGTTGCCGACGCTGTTCCAGCAGAATCCGGAGACCGGCGTAGGCGCCTCCCAGTTCGCCTGTCGTACATAGCAAATCTCCCGGAACGGCGCCCCGCCGATGCACGATGCGGGATGCTGCGGCCTCGCCGACGATCGTCACGGAAACGGTCAAACGGGCGGCCGCCGTCGTATCGCCGCCCACGACCTGCACGCCGTAGAGATCGCATGCCTTCCGCACGCCCTGGTAAAACTCCTCGATCTGCTCGACAAAAACGTTTTCCGGAAGACCCAGCCCGATCGTCGCGTACCGCGGCTCGGCATTCATGGCCGCAACGTCGCTCACACTGACGGCCATCGCCTTCGATCCCAGGTATTCCATGGGCATGACGAGGCGGTCGAAATGGACGCCCTCGACCAGCATATCGGTGGTGATCACATGTGCGCGGTCTCCTTCGATGCGATACACGGCCGCATCGTCTGAAATGCCGGTAAGCAACTCCCCGCCGGAGACTTCTCCGAGGATCCGGCGCATGGCGTCGATGAGTCCGAACTCACCGTATTCTCGAAGGGGCGTTAAAGACGAATCCCGGGCCATGAGACTATGCGGGTATGCAGAATTTACCGAGCGTCGTGGCGCGGGAGGCGCCGGTCACCGAGGGCAGATTCGTCTCCGCTCCATTCACGGCCTCGTGCGCCAACACGGCGAAACAAAGCGCCTCCTTGGCGTCGGAACGAATGCCGTACTCCCCGATCGCGCGGACGGGTATGGGGGCAAACACATTGGCGAGACGATCCATCAGATAGTGATTGCGGACGCCTCCGCCGGAAACAATGAGCGCATCCAGCGTGCAGGAATCCCGGACGAAGCGGGCATACGCCTGGTAGACGGACAGCACGGTCAGCATCGTCCCCACGGCAAGGATATCCTCCGGACCGGGGTCGTTCATTTCTTCCCGACATCGCCTGACAAGTTGTTCGGCAAACGGCTCGCCGAAATACTCGCGTCCGGTGGATTTTGGGGGTTCCCGGACAAAATACGCATCTTCCAGCAGGGCGGCCATCACCGAGTCGTCGGTGCGGCCCCTTGCGGCGCAGCGGCCCCCATCGTCGTACGGTTCACCCAATAACATGGCCGCAAGGGCGTCGATGACCATGTTGCCGGGGCCCGTATCGAAAGCGAACACGTCGCTGCGACCTGCGCCGGCAGGAAGTATCGTCATATTCGCAATCCCGCCCAGATTGAGCAACCCGCGGTTCTCCTTTTCGTCGCGAAAGCATACATAATCGAAATACGGCACGAGGGGAGCGCCTTGCCCGCCCAGCGCCATATCCGCCACCCGAAAATCGCCTACGACGGGAACCTGCAAAAGATTGGCCAGCACCGACGGGTCACCCACCTGAAGCGTGGAAGTGATATCACTGCCGGCGCAATCCACCGGAAATGGGACATGGTGGATGGTCTGGCCATGCGAACCCACCAGATCAATGTCGGATACGGCATGTCCGGCAGCGGCGGCAACGCGCTCGACAGCCTCCGCATACGCATGCGCAATGCGGACATTCAACTGGGAAATGTCGAACACGGTCGAATGCTCCGGCGTCGAGTTGGCGAGAATCAGCCGACGCAGCGCATCGGGCCAGGGCATATGATCGAACCCGAGTATGTCGAACGTGATATTCTCCCCGGCGCCTTCGAGGCGCGCCAGTACGGCGTCCACGCCGTCCAGCGACGTACCGCTCATCAAACCGACGACCATGCGGGATTTTCCTGCCTGTAATTGCCGAAGTCGCTGCATAGCCGTCAATCCTCCGCGGCTCCGGATCGCAGACGGGACGCTTTTTCCCTGAATGCCGCCGCTTGTTCAGGGCGCCGCTCGGCAAGCACATCGTAGATGCGCGCGGCTTCCTTGTACCGGTGCTGGGATGCATAAATCGCCGCAAGGGTCTCGCTGGCCACATCGTCGATATCATCGTCGAGATCCGGGACCGGTACACTCGCTGCATCGGGACGGGGCACAATCTTCGCCGACTCCAGACTGGCAATCAGACGGTCGATATCCGTGAAGGCATTCCGTTCGGGCTTCGCCGGTTCGTGCGCCATCGGATGCGCCTTCCGCGCGGCACGTTCGAGTCCGCGCAAGACCACAGGACTGGTCGGTACAAGGCGCACCGCTTCGCGCCACGCATGCAGCGCACGATCCCACTCCTCCAATGCCTCCCGGGCCTGCGCCAGCAATACGTGCGCCGTCGCATGCTCCGGCATGCGTTCGATCATATCCTGAAGGAAAGAAGCAGCCTGCCCGGCATCGCCTTCCTTGAGATATGCAACGGCTTTCTGAATGTCCGGCATCATATCGACGGTATGAAAGGCGTTAGCTGACGGACTTCCTGCGTGCTTCCCGGAATGTCCCCACAGCGACAAGCACGAAACCGACCGCAAAAAACAGCTGAAAGGCCACGGCGTCCCATTGTCCCGTACCCAGAAGATACGCCACGCCCGCCGTCGAGTAGACTCCCATGGCGAATTCCAGCGGATACGCTATACGGAGCGCAACCGACCCGGCAGGGCGCCGTCCGGCGAAACCCCCCGGCGAAACACGGCGTCCGGGGGCAGCGCCGAACTTGGGCGTACGTACGAAAGGCGTGGAGACCCCCGCAAAAGCTTCCACCACGGCGATGGTGTTACGAATGGACATGCCGACCGTACCGGCCATAAAAATCGGAAGAATGCCAAGGCGGCGCGGCCAGTCGGCGTACAACCGCCGCTGCGCAAAAATCTGCGCCAGGCTAAATCCTGCGAATCCGATCAGCCCGAGCGCCATCCATCCGAAATAGGCCTTGCCCGGGCCCACGCCGGCATGCGCCGCAGCCTGCAAGGGAACATGGAGCAATCCGGCGATCAGTACAAAGGGAAAGACCAGATGACCCGTCATGTGAAATGTACCCTGCACCTTGCGCCGGAAGGATTCCCGGGAAGTCCACAAGGTGCGCAGCAATTTGCGGGCGGTCTCGACAGACCCTTTCGTCCAGCGAAACTGCTGGGTCCGCAATCCTTCGATGGTCGAGGGGAGTTCCGCAGGCACTTCGACATCCCCCATAAATTCGATGCCCCACCCGGCAAGCTGCGCCCGGTAACTCAGATCGAGATCCTCCGCAATGGTATCGGCCTGCCACCCGCCGGCATCTACAATAGCAGCGCGCCGCCACACGCCCGCCGTACCGTTAAAATTCAAAAAGCAGTCTGCGCGGCGGCGTGCGAGTTGCTCCACCGCGAAATGGGTATCCAGGCCCACGGCCTGAATGCGCGTAAGCAATGAAGCATCCTGATTGAGATGCCCCCATCGCGCCTGTACGGCCCCAAGACGCTCATCGGCGAAGGCGGGGATGAGCCGGCGCAAAAAATCGGGGCGGGGCACAAAATCGGCGTCGAACACGGCAATGAAATCCCCCTGCGCCTGCGTCAGCCCGTATTGCAGGGCGCCTGCCTTGTATCCCTCCCGGTTCGGACGGCGAAGATGCGCGATCCGCACCCCCCGGGATGCCCCCGCGGCAATACAACGGGCAACAAGCCGCGGCGTACCGTCCGTCGAGTCGTCGAGCACCTGTATTTCGAACCGGTCCCGCGGGTAATCGAGTTGCACACAGGCGTCGATCAACCGTTCGACCACGAGCGGTTCGTTGAAAATCGGCAGCTGGACCGTCACGAACGGCCAGGGAAAAGAAGGATCGCGGGGAGGACCGGACGATGCATCCGGAATCAGGCGGCCCGCGCCTGCAGAACGCCTGCACAACCACAACAGGTTGGCGCCGTACAGGGTCAATACGGCAATCGCTATTGCATACAGAAGCGCCATGCCGGATGCAGTTTCGTGAACGAGGAAACGGCTACCAGTTGGATGTAGCCGCCTGAAAAATGTCGTCGGCGATATTGTCGAGCGCTTCGTTTGCGGCTTCTTCCTCGCCGGTAAAATCGGCCGGATCGTATTCGAACGAGGCGGAAAAACTGCGCTGGAACACTTCCTGTCCCTCCACGCGGTCCGCGTAGCCGGCGGAAACAGTAATCGAAAGCTGGTTCAGCGCCGCCCGGTACTCGCCGCCTACCGCGGCAGGACGCACGGAATACTGCCGGATTTCCGTGGTGAGTACGGCATCGGCCTGTGTTTCGTCGGTAGCCAGTTCCAGGCGGGTCTGGCGAACGAAGCGCTGTACCAGCCGCTCGGTCAACAGGCCGCCGAGATCCGGAATCGGATTGGACGTAGCGTCTTCGGTAAGCGGAATGGCGACCCTCCCGATATGCTCGGGAATGGAAGCGCCGGTGAAGCTATAGTGCCCGCAACCGGTGGACAGCAAGGCAAGCAACACACCGACGCATGCGGCGGGCATACCCATGCGGGCGCGCACAGCAACGGCGAAGTTCACAAATCCTCCTCGAATTCTTTCAGCTTACGGTAAAGGGTCCGCTCCGAAATACCAAGCGTTCTCGCCGTTTGCCTGCGGTTCCCGTTGAATGTTTTCAGGGCACGGGTGATAAGCTGGCGTTCCGCATCCTCCAGCGTGGGAAACGTCTCTTCCTCCTCTGCAACCGCCTCTTCCGGCTCGTCACGGACCCTTTCCGGCTCCTGCACATCCTGTTTGCCGTTTCCGACGTTTTCGCTGCTTCGCAGGCCCACTTCCTCATCTCCCTCGATCTCGTAGGCCACATCCTCGATCAGCGGAGGATATTCTTCCGGTTCCTCGCCGGGCACGGGGCCCCGTCTCTTCATCTCCTCCCACATCCGGCGCACTTGCGAACGAAGTTCGAGCAGCGCGCGATAGATCATCTCGCGCTCGCGGGCATCCGCCGAATCCCCCGATGTGCTGCGCACGACGGGCAACAATTCCGAACGGTCCTGCTCCGTACGCACGCCGCGCAGATACGGACGGATATCTCCGGCGGTAACCTCTTTGTCCCGGATGAGCACTTCGATCTGCTCCGCGACATTGCGCAACTCACGCACGTTCCCGGGCCAGCGATAGCGCAAGAGCAACTCGCGGGCATCATCGGAGAGATGCTTCACCGGACTGTCGTACTTCTGCGCGAAGCGGTGCAGAAACGTTTCCAGAAGCGGCAAAATGTCCCCCGAACGTTGCCGGAGCGGCGGAATCTCGACGAGCACGGTGCTGAGCCGGTAATACAGGTCCTCGCGGAATCGTCCGGCGCGCACTTCATGAGCCAGGTCCTTGTTCGTGGCCGCCACGATGCGCACATCGACCTTGTGCTCCTTCGAAGCCCCTACACGCGTGAACTTGCCGGTTTCCAGCACACGAAGAAGACGGATCTGTGCAGCGGGAGGCATTTCGCCGATCTCGTCCAGGAAAATGGTGCCGCGATCAGACTGCTCGAAGTATCCGGTGCGCCGCTCGACCGCCCCGGTGTAAGCTCCCTTCTCCGCGCCGAACAACTCCGACTCGATGAGCCCCTCCGGGATGGCGCCGCAGTTGACGATGATGAACGACTGGTGACGCCGGGCGCTGAGTCCATGGATTGCCTCTGCGATAAGCTCCTTGCCCGTGCCGCTCTCACCCTGAATGAGCACGGTGATGTCGGTCCCGGCCACCTGCCGCACGCGGTCAATGACGTTTTTCAGCGCCATCGACCGGCCGACAATGCCAAATCGCTCCTGTATCGCTTCCCGGTCCATGTGATTACGCAGCGGCGGATGCGGCAAATTCGAACAACGTCGTGCGGCCGAGCGGATCGGCAAGCAAGGTAGCGGACG of the Bacteroidetes bacterium SB0662_bin_6 genome contains:
- a CDS encoding anhydro-N-acetylmuramic acid kinase is translated as MQRLRQLQAGKSRMVVGLMSGTSLDGVDAVLARLEGAGENITFDILGFDHMPWPDALRRLILANSTPEHSTVFDISQLNVRIAHAYAEAVERVAAAAGHAVSDIDLVGSHGQTIHHVPFPVDCAGSDITSTLQVGDPSVLANLLQVPVVGDFRVADMALGGQGAPLVPYFDYVCFRDEKENRGLLNLGGIANMTILPAGAGRSDVFAFDTGPGNMVIDALAAMLLGEPYDDGGRCAARGRTDDSVMAALLEDAYFVREPPKSTGREYFGEPFAEQLVRRCREEMNDPGPEDILAVGTMLTVLSVYQAYARFVRDSCTLDALIVSGGGVRNHYLMDRLANVFAPIPVRAIGEYGIRSDAKEALCFAVLAHEAVNGAETNLPSVTGASRATTLGKFCIPA
- a CDS encoding TonB-dependent receptor, coding for MRYRFWQTVVALSFFLPLPVWAQGALEGTVRAADTDAPLADVQVVLPDLYLGDSTDPEGFYRIERIPADSHLVEVRLLGYRTEFAEVLITDGATVRLDVHLVETPFQLDEVAVVGSRTRQRTVTESMVPIDIIASDALRSQGHVNAGDQLRTMAPSFNVNPQAVGDAARIVRPASLRGLAPDHTLVLVNGKRRHRAAIITWLGNGVADGAQGPDISSIPAIALRQVEVLRDGASAQYGSDAIAGVMNFALREDRSGGSVEVHAGGYGEGDGETYMISGHTGLPLGETGFLNFSAEYGNTRPTSRSVQRDDAALLIASGNTHIKNPAQISGRSRVEDDVKVWSHFGYPVHRSAMLYGHANYAAKSVTGGFFYRNPHTRVGVFKGYTLHPVSRLNVYGADGGLVNFPDPDDPGQRDAIVYDANGEVASLLGQRGIPSLLVGDAVWAETGVVGAGGCPAIPIIANVPDAAALEAVENNPDCFTLYSRFPGGFTPQFGGDLVDGSVVAGLRGHTDSGFTWDLSGSYGMNTVDFFIRNTVNASLGAATPTEFDPGLYSQQDINLNLDLTWPVNDMVHLAGGAEWRDERFEIGLGQVESYQIGPYAAQGFSGASNGFPGFGDIASGAWNRSNVAIYGDAGIEGGEGRSWGLDGAVRFENFSDFGGTLNGKLSGRYELAHALALRAGFSTGFRAPTPGQQNAFNVSTQFDPDLKRLVNNGTIPSTSQVAALRGGRPLDPETSMNYTVGLVLDGTAFNLTADYFRIDVSDRIALTQVFALAPEEVDALVAEGIASAGNLANFRFFTNDFSTRTQGMDIVATYVPMALRGQATFSFVFNRTITSVVSWNADVLDDRRIRQLEQGLPRTRWNVSGRYISGRLQFLGRLNYYAGWFDAADDRHYGGDALIDIEAAYDFGEVLTLTLGARNALNHYPERNPDAAAVSGNLYSRSTPFSYNGGYYYLRLAYRWG
- a CDS encoding tetratricopeptide repeat protein, yielding MMPDIQKAVAYLKEGDAGQAASFLQDMIERMPEHATAHVLLAQAREALEEWDRALHAWREAVRLVPTSPVVLRGLERAARKAHPMAHEPAKPERNAFTDIDRLIASLESAKIVPRPDAASVPVPDLDDDIDDVASETLAAIYASQHRYKEAARIYDVLAERRPEQAAAFREKASRLRSGAAED
- a CDS encoding sigma-54-dependent Fis family transcriptional regulator: MDREAIQERFGIVGRSMALKNVIDRVRQVAGTDITVLIQGESGTGKELIAEAIHGLSARRHQSFIIVNCGAIPEGLIESELFGAEKGAYTGAVERRTGYFEQSDRGTIFLDEIGEMPPAAQIRLLRVLETGKFTRVGASKEHKVDVRIVAATNKDLAHEVRAGRFREDLYYRLSTVLVEIPPLRQRSGDILPLLETFLHRFAQKYDSPVKHLSDDARELLLRYRWPGNVRELRNVAEQIEVLIRDKEVTAGDIRPYLRGVRTEQDRSELLPVVRSTSGDSADAREREMIYRALLELRSQVRRMWEEMKRRGPVPGEEPEEYPPLIEDVAYEIEGDEEVGLRSSENVGNGKQDVQEPERVRDEPEEAVAEEEETFPTLEDAERQLITRALKTFNGNRRQTARTLGISERTLYRKLKEFEEDL
- the thiL gene encoding thiamine-phosphate kinase, translating into MARDSSLTPLREYGEFGLIDAMRRILGEVSGGELLTGISDDAAVYRIEGDRAHVITTDMLVEGVHFDRLVMPMEYLGSKAMAVSVSDVAAMNAEPRYATIGLGLPENVFVEQIEEFYQGVRKACDLYGVQVVGGDTTAAARLTVSVTIVGEAAASRIVHRRGAVPGDLLCTTGELGGAYAGLRILLEQRRQLQEKGEDFAPDIDKYRYVIQRQLVPRARLDVVRDWAARGVRPNALIDLSDGIGSDLRHICRASGCGAELHLDALTIAPETYAAAEELGEDVGVFALFGGEDYELLFAASREEVGLMDSETCHVIGRCTAGTDVMVRMPNGELLSLEQGGYEHFGAGDTS
- a CDS encoding glycosyltransferase, whose product is MALLYAIAIAVLTLYGANLLWLCRRSAGAGRLIPDASSGPPRDPSFPWPFVTVQLPIFNEPLVVERLIDACVQLDYPRDRFEIQVLDDSTDGTPRLVARCIAAGASRGVRIAHLRRPNREGYKAGALQYGLTQAQGDFIAVFDADFVPRPDFLRRLIPAFADERLGAVQARWGHLNQDASLLTRIQAVGLDTHFAVEQLARRRADCFLNFNGTAGVWRRAAIVDAGGWQADTIAEDLDLSYRAQLAGWGIEFMGDVEVPAELPSTIEGLRTQQFRWTKGSVETARKLLRTLWTSRESFRRKVQGTFHMTGHLVFPFVLIAGLLHVPLQAAAHAGVGPGKAYFGWMALGLIGFAGFSLAQIFAQRRLYADWPRRLGILPIFMAGTVGMSIRNTIAVVEAFAGVSTPFVRTPKFGAAPGRRVSPGGFAGRRPAGSVALRIAYPLEFAMGVYSTAGVAYLLGTGQWDAVAFQLFFAVGFVLVAVGTFREARRKSVS